In Panicum virgatum strain AP13 chromosome 5K, P.virgatum_v5, whole genome shotgun sequence, the genomic window AGAAGAGATGTTAGGACCTCTCGCGCGGGGAGCGCTTTGCTTGCTTGCCGTCTCCATCGTCCTGTGCAACGGTGATCCCCGTTCCGACGCCACCAGGTCCGCCGCCGTGCTCTCGCTTGAAGACTACGAGGACAGCGGCGACGACtcgtcctccttctccttcaccttccCGGAGACGCGGCCGCGCGGGCTGGTGTTCGGGTTCTACGACGAGACGTGCCCGGACGCCGAGGAGATCGTGTCGTCCACGGTGCGCAGGCTTTACCACGCGGACTccaacgtcgccgccgcgctcgtccgCCTCTTCTTTCACGACTGCTTCATCCACGTACGTCCGAACAAACCCCGTGTCCGGCCTGTGCCCGGCTTCCTCGTCGTGTTGCTGTTTCTGTTACCCGCGATGCTCACGCGCGCACACGCCAAGATGCCGTCTCCTCCTGGACGCCGCGTGCAGGGCTGCGACGCCTCGGTGCTCCTGGACCGCGTCGGCGGCCGCAGGTCGGAGCGGGACGCGGGCCCGAACAAGTCGCTGCGAGGCTTCGGCGCCGTCGAGGCGATCAAGCAGCGGGTGGAGGCGGCGTGCCCCGGGACCGTCTCCTGCGCGGACATCCTGGCCCTCGCCGCGCGGGACAGCCTCGTCCTGGTGGGAGGGCCTACCTACCCTGTGCTCACCGGCCGCCGCGACAGCACCGCGAGCTTCTACTACGAAGCGGCGGTGGCCGGGAACATCCCGGCCCCGAACGCCACCTACGCCATGACGCTCGACGCGTTCGCGCGCCGCGGCTTCA contains:
- the LOC120710710 gene encoding putative Peroxidase 48; the encoded protein is MLGPLARGALCLLAVSIVLCNGDPRSDATRSAAVLSLEDYEDSGDDSSSFSFTFPETRPRGLVFGFYDETCPDAEEIVSSTVRRLYHADSNVAAALVRLFFHDCFIHVRPNKPRVRPVPGFLVVLLFLLPAMLTRAHAKMPSPPGRRVQGCDASVLLDRVGGRRSERDAGPNKSLRGFGAVEAIKQRVEAACPGTVSCADILALAARDSLVLVGGPTYPVLTGRRDSTASFYYEAAVAGNIPAPNATYAMTLDAFARRGFTERETVALLGAHSIGKVRCRFFTDRIYNFAGTGAPDDSIDPDMVGEMRAVCGGDGGAPMEMGYYRQGREVGFGAHYYAELLEGRGILRADQQLTAGSTVRWVRVYASGARGEEVFREDFAHAMVKLSAIAPLTGSDGQLRISCSKPVEEN